The genomic stretch ATACTTTGTATTATTTTggtgtaaaataaaataaatgaattgaagGAGAAAAATGTAGGCGTTGTTGGTTTTGGATAGTGTAGTGATAATGTGATATATTGAATAATCCAATCCCGGGCTAACCGGATGGGCATCATTTGATAGTGTTGTAGTCAACATGTACTCCAATATGCGTATGCTATCATCCAAATAACTAATAATTGGCCTGCCAAAGGtggagcaatatatatatgagtcTTGATGGTTGGGTACGTAAGATCTATATATCAGACTGATATGGTCTGAAATTGAAATATGGTATCTGTTTATGTGTAAGTCTATTTAGGTCCCAGATTGGCAGGAGCTGAGCTTGTTGTTTCACCAATGGGAACTACAGCTCAACGTTTGGATTGATTTTAggtgattatattatattgaattgcTCCATTAAGGGATTACTGATGACCTTATATTGTGAGAATCAATATGCATTTGATATGATTTTAGGAGATTAACTTTACAAATTTAATCCAACACCTCAAATGAGTAGATGGATCGAACAATATAAATATCTTGACATGTAAAAAGTTTGCAATTCATTCTTCCTAAAGCAATAATAGCATTTCATATTTCTAGACCTTAATTTTCCATAGCAATATACATTGTTTTTTATTGGTAGTGTTGGCCCGCAAATGGCTTCAATAGTCGTAAAATCAACAATTTTTGCACCAAAAAGTGATAAGTTTGACTATTGACAACACATTTCTGGTTGAACTCAAGGTTTACCTCCTTCATTatctatttttcaaaattgcACTAGCCATCTTAAAAAGATTAatatagggtgtgtttgattcatggGGTTAGACAAATGATAATGAAAGTCATAAACATTGTTTGgatgacaattttttaaaacataagtatagaatttgattacccctataattacaaaacatattaCATAATTTAAATGAGGTACCATTCCATTAATTCAGTATTATCCATCCTCATTTAGTCGACTTTTTCACCACATTGCTTACTCATTTCTTTGCCACTCTTAAGATccattgctttgattttttgcttgtgtttttttttgtgtttgtttttgtttttttgttttttgttttgttttgttttgttttgttttgtttttttttttttttgtgtgtgtgtgtattttaaaaacatatagGATCATGCCTAACCAATTCAAATATCAATATAGataatattggtaatcattttaattccactctattaccaaacatgtaaaatatacACCCACCTAAACTCATTCCAATAATGTCAAGTTTAGATTTTATTATccttattttatcaaattattaatttttatcaaaattgCGCTAGCTAGCTTAAATACAATGCAATATAATGTATCCAAAAGATAATTTAAAATGGCGCTGCTTTGTTCGAACGATTTGAATCATAAATAAGAGCACCCGGCCtgtataaaacataaaattgcATGTAtagtatattctttttttgaCGGTTGTCGTGGATTTCAAGTATTATCGATCTGCGAATATACTATACATATCTtcacgaatatatatatataaggggaGCATCGCATCTTAAGAAACCCCCGCCATTATATATCTTGTATCCACAACGTACCATTCAAACCCATTTCAATGGCGTCCACATTGTTAATCACGCTCCTCATCATTTTGGCCTATCCCTCCTCCGCCGACCGTTCCTTGTCGCCCCAACAATCGACTACGCCAGTGATTGCTGCGACCTGCGTCGCCTCCCGTGATCCACCATCATGCGAAGACGCGTTAACCAAGCTCACCTTCGTCCCGCCCGACGCAAACGCCTTCCAGGTTATCCAATCCGCCCTGAATGTGACTTTGAAAAATCTGGACAAGGCCATTTGGATGACCAAGGATATCCTGGGCGGCGCCTCCGGAAACCGGAACCTCACCACGGCAGCTAAGGTTTGCGGAGAGATTCTGGGATATTCCAGGTATCGGGTCGCGTTGGCAGCTCATCGCGGTTTACAGGGCCCTAAAATCAAAGACGGGCGTGCGTGGGTGAGCGCCGCCCTGGGGTATCAGTACGATAGCTGGTCCGCCCTAAAGAAAGAAAACGACACCGCGAAGGTGATCAATACTATGGCTCTTATAAACGACACCATAATGGCGATGACCAGCACCGCCCTGAATATGCTGGCTAATTACGATGTGCACGGAGAGAACGTGGGGTCGTGGGGCCCTGTGAAGACGGAGAGGGAGGGGTATTGGGAGCCTGTGAAGGGAGATCGATCTAGCCGCCGGTTTGATTTCAAAGGCGGCGTCCCCAAGGGCCTGAAACCGAACGTGACGGTTTGCAAGAGCGAGGGGTGCGACTATATGACGGTTCAGGAGGCGGTGAATGCGGCGCCCAGCCTTAAATCCAGGAACCTGTTCGTGATATGGATCAAGGCTGGCGTTTACAAGGAGATGGTTCGGGTGTCGGTGAAGAAGCTAAATATTGTGTTTTTAGGAGATGGTATGGGCCAAACTGTCATCACCGGAGCTCTACATTCCGGCATACCCGGAATGAATACCTACGGCTCTGCCACCGTCGGTAcgtaattcatttttttatataaatttatatgtatgCACATTAATTGTGTGTCGTCCTCAGGTGTTGTTGGAGATGGATTCATGGCGTACAATATGACGTTCGAGAATAGAGGAATTGGTTACCAAGCAGTAGCCTTCCGATCCGACGCGGATCACACCCTGATAGAAAGCTGCGAATTCCTGGGAAATCAAGACACCCTTTACGTGAAATCCCTGCGCCAATACTACAAATCGTGTCGCATCCAAGGAAACGTAGACTTCATATTCGGGAATTCAGCGGCATACTTTGAAGACTGTGAAATCCTGTTCTCTGCAAGGCCAGATGAGGCGGAGAAGGGGGAGACAAACGCGGTGTCGGCCCACGGCCGGATCGACCCTGCCCAGACAATTGGTTTCGTGTTCCAGAATTGCACCATTAACGGCACGGAACAGTACTTGAAAGTTTACTATAAGAATCCGAGCGTGCACCGTAATTATCTTGGACGCCCGTGGAAGGAGTATTGCAGGACGGTTTTCATAATGTGTAGCTTTGGGGATATTGTTTCAAAGGATGGATGGTTTCCATGGAAGGATGATTATGCTCTCACCACGCTTTATTATGGGGAATTCCAGAATAGGGGAGCTGGTGCCGACACATCGGGGCGCGTCAATTGGAGTAGCATTATTCCGCCACAACATCTTTACTCATATACGGTTCCCAATTTTATCCAGGGGGATACATGGATTCCTCAATCTGGATATATTTCActcaacaaattaaactaatCCTTTAATTTGTAATTGGTGATACAAGCTACCTAAGTGATAACTTACAAGCAGGAATTGAAGAAAACGTTATATATTTGTTGTCCCCGGCCTTTTGCAATATAATGGATCGGAATAttattgctatatatatgttggttaCTTCTTTTAATTCAATATTGCACGTACGCCATAATTCCATCACCATCAGCTCACAGCTTCCATTTTTTCCTTTGCACCACAATTATAATTTGCTAAAAGTCAgacataataaatataatgttacaGATCGAGCTTTAATGTCTGTGGAATATAAGCAAGCTAAGGATGGTTTTGGTTGAAC from Ipomoea triloba cultivar NCNSP0323 chromosome 12, ASM357664v1 encodes the following:
- the LOC116000317 gene encoding probable pectinesterase/pectinesterase inhibitor 51: MASTLLITLLIILAYPSSADRSLSPQQSTTPVIAATCVASRDPPSCEDALTKLTFVPPDANAFQVIQSALNVTLKNLDKAIWMTKDILGGASGNRNLTTAAKVCGEILGYSRYRVALAAHRGLQGPKIKDGRAWVSAALGYQYDSWSALKKENDTAKVINTMALINDTIMAMTSTALNMLANYDVHGENVGSWGPVKTEREGYWEPVKGDRSSRRFDFKGGVPKGLKPNVTVCKSEGCDYMTVQEAVNAAPSLKSRNLFVIWIKAGVYKEMVRVSVKKLNIVFLGDGMGQTVITGALHSGIPGMNTYGSATVGVVGDGFMAYNMTFENRGIGYQAVAFRSDADHTLIESCEFLGNQDTLYVKSLRQYYKSCRIQGNVDFIFGNSAAYFEDCEILFSARPDEAEKGETNAVSAHGRIDPAQTIGFVFQNCTINGTEQYLKVYYKNPSVHRNYLGRPWKEYCRTVFIMCSFGDIVSKDGWFPWKDDYALTTLYYGEFQNRGAGADTSGRVNWSSIIPPQHLYSYTVPNFIQGDTWIPQSGYISLNKLN